A genomic stretch from Falco naumanni isolate bFalNau1 chromosome 4, bFalNau1.pat, whole genome shotgun sequence includes:
- the LOC121086600 gene encoding heat shock transcription factor, X-linked-like, with the protein MPCRNICWDPQPASASWPLLADWQDRGLALHGGGHRGKLGTKAMEREVSAQVTPSLPAPEELGQWADVTCAGPPGQGESAPRDAAMQVVGEERHVQAGGDGHDTKQVPPASSKSVGQGSGLLSLRFPQKLWMMVESDQFRSIWWSKGGKYVAINEKLFKEEVLGGGGPLQVYTRQSMKSFLRQMNYHGFVKMQGDGERSASLPEFLAEEAAASAHSKVLYYYNPLFNRGHPHLLEKCRRRAGLKRKALEMDEEQPCRRPGGQPAGDMPASTKRWAEAPPSLGATRPPPPAAAPALPEPAGAAGSKNFSPVAPSSPPPLSALPESPAPLCRQSPPVPHCPTCTCHLRTADAIGPQRGTI; encoded by the exons ATGCCGTGCCGGAATATCTGCTGGGACCCACAGCCAGCCAGTGCCAGTTGGCCTTTGCTTGCTGACTGGCAGGACCGAGGCCTGGCTCTCCACGGTGGTGGCCACCGAGGCAAGCTTGGCACAAAAGCAATGGAGCGGGAGGTGTCTGCTCAAGTAAcaccatccctgcctgctccagaggagctggggcagtgggCAGACGTGACTTGTGCTGGCCCTCCAGGACAGGGGGAAAGTGCCCCCCGGGACGCTGCCATGCAAGTGGTAGGGGAGGAGCGGCACGTCCAAGCGGGGGGTGACGGACATGACACCAAACAAGTCCCTCCTGCTTCCAGCAAGAGCGTGGGCCAAGGCAGTGGGCTCCTGTCGCTCCGCTTTCCACAGAAGCTTTGGATGATGGTGGAAAGTGACCAGTTTCGGTCCATTTGGTGGAGCAAGGGAGGAAAATACGTGGCCATCAACGAGAAGCTCTTCAAAGAGGAGGTGCTGGGCGGGGGAGGACCTCTGCAGGTTTACACCAGGCAGAGCATGAAGAGCTTCCTTCGCCAGATGAACTACCACGGATTCGTCAAAATGCAAGGGGATGGCGAAAgatctgcctccctgcctgagTTCCtggcagaagaagcagcagcttctgctcacAGCAAG GTCCTCTACTACTATAACCCCCTCTTTAACAGAGGGCATCCCCACCTGCTGGAAAAGTGCCGGAGGAGGGCTGGCCTCAAGCGGAAAGCCCTGGAGATGGatgaggagcagccctgcagaagacCAGGTGGCCAGCCTGCAGGGGACATGCCAGCGTCCACCAAGCGATGGGCTGAAGCACCTCCCAGCCTCGGTGCCACCCGTCCACCTCCACCGGCAGCTGCTCCCGCACTTCCAGAGCCAGCGGGAGCAGCGGGCAGCAAGAACTTCAGCCCTGtggccccctcctccccaccaccactctcagctctgccagagTCCCCAGCGCCACTCTGCAGACAAAGCCCTCCAGTCCCCCACTGCCCCACCTGCACCTGCCACCTCAGGACTGCAGACGCCATCGGACCCCAGCGCGGCACAAtctaa
- the LOC121086599 gene encoding heat shock transcription factor, X-linked-like, with the protein MSPLCSTGITMPCRNICWDPQPASASWPLLADWQDRGLALHGGGHRGKLGTKAMEREVSAQVTPSLPAPEELGQWADMTCAGPPGQGESAPRDAAMQVVGEEWHVQAGGDGHDTKQVPPASSKSVGQGSGLLSLRFPQKLWMMVESDQFRSIWWSKGGKYVAINEKLFKEEVLGGGGPLQVYTRQSMKSFLRQMNYHGFIKMQGDGERSASLPEFLAEEAAASAHSKVLYYYNPLFNRGHPHLLEKCRRRAGLKRKALEMDEEQPCRRPGLQTPSDPSAAQSKETERVSSPS; encoded by the exons ATGTCACCACTATGCAGCACGGGCATCACAATGCCGTGCCGGAATATCTGCTGGGACCCACAGCCAGCCAGTGCCAGTTGGCCTTTGCTTGCTGACTGGCAGGACCGAGGCCTGGCTCTCCACGGTGGTGGCCACCGAGGCAAGCTTGGCACAAAAGCAATGGAGCGGGAGGTGTCTGCTCAAGTAAcaccatccctgcctgctccagaggagctggggcagtgggCAGACATGACTTGTGCTGGCCCTCCAGGACAGGGGGAAAGTGCCCCCCGGGACGCTGCCATGCAAGTGGTAGGGGAGGAGTGGCACGTCCAAGCGGGGGGTGACGGACATGACACCAAACAAGTCCCTCCTGCTTCCAGCAAGAGCGTGGGCCAAGGCAGTGGGCTCCTGTCGCTCCGCTTTCCACAGAAGCTTTGGATGATGGTGGAAAGTGACCAGTTTCGGTCCATTTGGTGGAGCAAGGGAGGAAAATACGTGGCCATCAACGAGAAGCTCTTCAAAGAGGAGGTGCTGGGCGGGGGAGGACCTCTGCAGGTTTACACCAGGCAGAGCATGAAGAGCTTCCTTCGCCAGATGAACTATCACGGATTCATCAAAATGCAAGGGGATGGCGAAAgatctgcctccctgcctgagTTCCtggcagaagaagcagcagcttctgctcacAGCAAG GTCCTCTACTACTATAACCCCCTCTTTAACAGAGGGCATCCCCACCTGCTGGAAAAGTGCCGGAGGAGGGCTGGCCTCAAGCGGAAAGCCCTGGAGATGGatgaggagcagccctgcagaagacCAG GACTGCAGACGCCATCGGACCCCAGCGCGGCACAAtctaaagagacagaaagagtcAGCAGCCCGTCATGA